From a single Rhinolophus ferrumequinum isolate MPI-CBG mRhiFer1 chromosome 15, mRhiFer1_v1.p, whole genome shotgun sequence genomic region:
- the LOC117035197 gene encoding leukocyte receptor cluster member 8 homolog, translating into MDRGRGRAQRGKRHDLAPKCSRKRMVALECEDPERELKKQKRAARFQHGHSRRLRLEPLVLQVGSLESSGADPDWQELQIMGTCPDVTKHYLRLTCAPDPSTVRPVPVSAGGKGGSTM; encoded by the exons ATGGATCGCGGCAGAGGCAGGGCACAGCGTGGGAAGAG GCACGACCTGGCTCCCAAGTGCAGCCGCAAGAGGATGGTGGCCCTGGAGTGTGAGGACCCTGAGCGCGAGCTGAAGAAGCAGAAGCGGGCGGCCCGCTTCCAGCATGGACATTCCCGCCGCCTGCGCCTCGAGCCCCTGGTGCTGCAGGTGGGCAGCCTGGAGAGCAGCGGGGCTGACCCTGACTGGCAGGAGCTTCAGATCATGGGCACCTGCCCTGACGTCACCAAGCACTACCTGCGTCTCACCTGCGCCCCCGACCCGTCTACTGTGCGCCCTGTGCCGGTAAGTGCAGGTGGGAAAGGTGGGTCAACCATGTGA